One Salmo salar chromosome ssa01, Ssal_v3.1, whole genome shotgun sequence DNA window includes the following coding sequences:
- the rhd gene encoding rh blood group, D antigen (The RefSeq protein has 2 substitutions compared to this genomic sequence), translating into MAPQYAQSLRFRLPPLLFFLQTGFIVVFIFYVDIEQNVQTKQHAFTNYYSEFQDVHVMVILGFGFLATFLVRYSFSGAGFTLLVAAMAVQWAVILNGVESMYHRGKIWINMRSLVVAEMCTASSLIAIGAVLGKTNPVHLLLIALLEISGFVLNGWLLQTFLKVQFLNTIMLLHIFGAFFGLMLSWVLYRQGSEQQHEKEKIDRKTGLFSVMGTLFLWIFWPSFNSVLVEVDHLDRGRSLRAVYSTYLALAVSAVTAAGFSVLTSPQGKLNLFHIQRCTLAGGVAIGVAMSAVHLPWVAMAIGFAAALISTLGSRYIKPLMLFAFECHDTCGVLSVHGLPGILGWMVQLLLQIADSDDLTTAVRFAVFHICTLLITLSLSMILGIITGFLLKCNFWRPPQNKKFFDDQAFWDFPHLGGKN; encoded by the exons ATGGCTCCCCAATACGCACAGAGTCTCCGCTTTCGTCTGCCGCCTCTGCTCTTTTTCCTGCAGACGGGATTCATCgtagtatttattttttatgttgaCATTGAACAAAATGTACAAACTAAACAACATGCATTCACCAACTATTACTCAG AATTTCAGGATGTTCATGTGATGGTGATTCTGGGTTTTGGCTTTCTGGCCACATTCCTGGTGCGGTACAGCTTCAGTGGAGCAGGATTTACCCTCCTAGTGGCAGCCATGGCTGTCCAGTGGGCAGTTATCCTGAACGGTGTTGAGTCTATGTATCACAGAGGAAAGATCTGGATAAATATGAGAAG TTTGGTTGTTGCAGAGATGTGCACAGCTTCCTCCCTCATTGCCATAGGTGCTGTCCTTGGGAAGACCAATCCTGTCCATCTCCTTCTTATTGCCCTGTTGGAGATATCTGGATTTGTGCTGAATGGCTGGCTACTCCAGACATTCCTAAAG GTGCAGTTTCTGAATACCATCATGCTTCTCCACATCTTTGGGGCCTTCTTTGGACTGATGCTATCATGGGTCCTGTACAGACAGGGATCCGAGCAACAGCATGAGAAAGAGAAAATTGACCGCAAGACCGGTCTGTTCTCTGTAATGG GGACTCTGTTCCTGTGGATGTTCTGGCCCAGTTTTAACTCTGTGCTGGTAGAGGTGGATCATCTtgacagagggaggaacctgAGAGCTGTCTACAGCACCTACCTGGCCCTGGCAGTCAGTGCCGTCACAGctgctggtttctctgtcctcactagtccccaaggGAAACTCAACCTG TTTCATATTCAGAGATGTACTCTTGCTGGTGGTGTTGCTATTGGGGTTGCTATGTCAGCCGTTCATTTGCCGTGGGTAGCTATGGCGATTGGATTTGCTGCTGCACTGATATCAACCTTGGGATCCCGATACATTAAG CCCCTCATGCTGTTTGCGTTTGAGTGTCATGACACCTGCGGAGTCCTTAGTGTCCATGGTCTGCCTGGAATCCTGGGGTGGATGGTTCAACTTCTCCTACAGATCGCTGACTCTGATGATCTCACAAC GGCTGTCCGATTTGCTGTGTTCCACATTTGCACGCTCCTCATCACCCTGAGCCTGAGCATGATTCTGGGAATCATCACAG GTTTTCTTCTGAAATGTAATTTCTGGAGGCCACCCCAGAACAAGAAATTCTTTGATGACCAGGCCTTCTGGGAT TTTCCCCACCTAGGCGGGAAAAATTGA
- the mgst3b gene encoding microsomal glutathione S-transferase 3b gives MEILELLPSSFGYVIFTYFYSWIMLTYLGVKVGAARKKYDVKYPTMYSDKEQVFNCIQRAHQNTLEVYPQWLVFQTIAALVYPTYAAVLGAIWVTSRFSYAWGYYTGDPAKRMKGAYGYIGYFGVIILSIAVALQLLGVL, from the exons ATGGAAATTCTAGAGCTCTTGCCATCAAGCTTCGGATATGTCATATTTACATACTTTTATAGCTGGATCATGTTGACTTATCTTGGTGTTAAGGTTGGAGCTGCCAGAAAGAAATACGATGTGAAA TACCCTACCATGTACAGTGACAAGGAGCAGGTGTTCAACTGCATCCAGAGGGCCCACCAGAACACATTAGAGGTCTACCCACAGTGGCTTGTGTTTCAAACCATTGCAGCTCTTGTCTATCCA ACTTATGCAGCTGTGCTGGGAGCCATCTGGGTCACCAGCAGGTTCTCCTATGCCTGGGGTTACTACACCGGAG ATCCAGCCAAGAGGATGAAGGGTGCCTATGGGTACATTGGTTATTTTGGAGTCATCATTCTTTCCATCGCAGTGGCTTTGCAGTTGCTTGGAGTCTTGTGA
- the LOC106579881 gene encoding transmembrane protein 50A: MSGFLDSIRCGECECNVDWGERRNTIASIAAGVLFFTGWWIIIDAAVNYPDEATFHHAYHACGVIATVAFLMINAVSNGQVRGDSYSEGCIGQTGARVWLFIGFMLAFGSLIASMWILFGGFVVPKKPVVYPGIAVFFQNAFIFFGGLVFKFGRTEDLWQ, translated from the exons ATGTCAGGGTTTTTGGACAGCATCCGGTGCGGAGAATGCGAGTGCAATGTGGACTGGGGAGAGAGGCGAAACACCATTGCATCTATAGCTGCTGGAGTCCTG TTTTTCACTGGTTGGTGGATAATCATTGATGCAGCTGTGAACTATCCAGATGAGGCGACTTTCCATCACGCCTATCACGCCTGTGGTGTCATCGCTACTGTGGCCTTTCTCAT GATCAATGCTGTCTCAAATGGCCAAGTGAGAGGGGACAGCTACAGTGAAGGTTGCATTGGACAGACAG GAGCTCGTGTGTGGCTCTTCATTGGCTTCATGCTGGCGTTTGGATCTCTTATTGCTTCCATGTGGATCCTGTTCGGAGGCTTCGTAGTGCCCA aGAAACCTGTTGTGTATCCTGGTATTGCCGTTTTCTTTCAAAATGCATTCATTTTCTTTGG GGGCTTGGTGTTTAAATTTGGACGCACTGAAGACTTGTGGCAATAA